In Clostridium sporogenes, one genomic interval encodes:
- a CDS encoding amino acid permease: protein MSSTKEKDSNSHNLKRSLQARHLNMIAMGGAIGTGIFLALGAIIKQAGPGGALTAYACIGVMVYFLMTSLGEMATFMPVSGSFETYASRFIDPAFGFALGWNYWYNWAITVAAEMVAGALIMKFWFPNVPAIIWSVLFLVLIVSLNLLSTKAYGESEYWFAGIKVFTVIVFLLIGTATILGILGGHTIGLQNFTIKDAPFVGGAKSIFMVFLIAGFSFQGTELVGIAAGESENPEKTIPKAINTIFWRIIVFYLGTIFVVSAIIPYTDAGVNTSPFTLVFEKAGIAAAASLMNAVILTSVISCGNSGMYASSRMLYAMAKEGKAPNWLGKLNSRGVPVNALALTTLVASACFLTGLYAETTVYVWLVAASGLAGFIAWVGIALCHYRFRKAYVAQGRDLNKLVYKAKLFPLGPIIALVLCIIVILGQGISYFEAAKIDWNGIIASYIGLPIFFGLWFSYKKKHKTKVVNLQEISFDVEDTHSKTEIV, encoded by the coding sequence ATGAGTAGTACAAAAGAAAAGGATTCTAATTCACATAATCTTAAAAGAAGTTTACAAGCAAGACATCTTAATATGATTGCCATGGGTGGAGCTATAGGAACAGGAATATTCCTAGCACTTGGTGCTATTATCAAGCAAGCAGGACCTGGTGGAGCACTTACTGCTTATGCTTGCATAGGAGTTATGGTTTACTTTCTAATGACAAGCTTAGGAGAAATGGCAACCTTTATGCCTGTATCAGGTTCCTTCGAAACTTATGCTTCAAGATTCATCGATCCTGCATTTGGATTTGCACTTGGTTGGAATTACTGGTATAACTGGGCTATTACAGTTGCTGCTGAAATGGTGGCAGGTGCACTAATTATGAAATTTTGGTTTCCTAATGTTCCAGCTATTATTTGGAGTGTTTTATTCCTTGTATTAATAGTTAGCCTTAACTTATTATCTACAAAAGCTTATGGTGAATCAGAATATTGGTTTGCAGGTATTAAAGTATTTACTGTTATTGTATTTTTATTAATCGGTACTGCTACTATTCTAGGTATATTAGGTGGACATACAATAGGACTCCAAAACTTTACTATTAAGGATGCTCCATTTGTTGGAGGAGCTAAATCTATTTTTATGGTATTTTTAATTGCAGGTTTTTCTTTTCAAGGTACAGAACTTGTTGGTATAGCTGCTGGTGAAAGTGAAAATCCTGAAAAAACTATTCCCAAAGCCATCAATACAATATTTTGGAGAATCATAGTTTTTTATTTAGGAACAATATTTGTTGTAAGTGCAATAATACCTTATACAGATGCTGGGGTTAATACAAGTCCATTTACATTAGTATTTGAAAAAGCTGGCATTGCAGCTGCTGCATCACTAATGAACGCAGTTATTTTAACTTCAGTAATATCCTGTGGAAACTCAGGAATGTATGCTTCAAGTAGAATGCTGTATGCAATGGCTAAAGAAGGAAAAGCACCTAACTGGTTAGGAAAGCTTAATTCAAGAGGAGTTCCAGTAAATGCACTAGCATTAACTACTCTAGTAGCATCAGCTTGTTTCTTAACAGGGCTTTATGCTGAAACCACTGTTTATGTGTGGCTGGTTGCAGCTTCAGGGCTTGCAGGTTTTATTGCTTGGGTTGGTATAGCATTATGCCATTATCGTTTTCGTAAAGCTTATGTTGCTCAAGGACGTGATTTGAATAAGCTTGTTTATAAAGCAAAGCTATTCCCACTTGGTCCAATAATAGCGCTAGTATTATGCATAATAGTTATTTTAGGACAAGGTATTAGCTATTTTGAAGCTGCTAAAATTGACTGGAATGGAATAATAGCATCTTATATAGGATTACCAATATTCTTTGGTTTATGGTTTAGCTATAAAAAGAAACATAAAACAAAAGTTGTTAACTTACAGGAGATAAGCTTTGATGTAGAAGATACTCATTCAAAAACAGAAATTGTTTAA
- a CDS encoding FtsX-like permease family protein — protein sequence MNSFKLSFKLFKDNIKIYKLYLLITIASVAAFYNFLAIENNEAFISVSERFQAASVASISCGFILVCTVIYFIFNADKFSLLNRQKETALYMLMGVTQSKIGQVFAIESLFLGVVSIFSGLAFGIILSKLFFMLLGKSIFLNVEIPFKISLDSILTVILVFSCIFVVIGYRKYRVIKKSKLIDMINAAKKKEDLPKLRYFKGILGVLLILTGYIVGVMIKSWELDLMISSVTALVCVSAGTYFFFGSFMSIVLNKVIKNKKLVYKNFMLVSISNVYFRLKGNYRNLAMTAILCAAAITAFGASLSFNEVAKRESIRQSPYSFSYESDDEKSKKKAVEIIKQSNHQLIGINENRFSLGKVKYKNYSRKVDYNHEAIITSYSVLKKNLEFLHYKVKDNIELKGKEAVFIASATTLSSPFNVVKKEIEINDREFVIKTQEEVPFIGIIDKLGTKNIYVLEDSEYEKVKKGFNEISLNCVKISKKVDSKQLISDIKKVIHQGKVYPAISEYTWDYYAMEIFHFLGMVMSIIFILSTFSTIYFKILKDAFMDKEQYITLKKVGMSKEEIKKSVYVQVAISFILPCSVAILHSIIAMKMLEQVMNFSFNLQIIISLGLYSVTMVLFYIFISNNYVNMVYEEGDNNA from the coding sequence ATGAACTCATTTAAACTATCATTTAAGCTTTTTAAGGATAATATAAAGATATATAAACTTTATTTGCTTATTACAATTGCTTCTGTTGCAGCTTTTTATAACTTTTTAGCAATAGAAAATAATGAAGCATTTATTTCTGTAAGCGAAAGATTTCAGGCAGCAAGTGTAGCAAGTATTTCCTGTGGTTTTATCTTAGTATGTACAGTAATATATTTTATATTTAATGCAGATAAGTTTTCCCTATTAAATAGGCAAAAAGAGACTGCCTTATATATGTTAATGGGAGTTACTCAATCAAAAATCGGACAAGTATTTGCAATAGAAAGTTTATTTCTTGGAGTTGTTTCCATATTTAGTGGACTTGCATTTGGAATAATATTATCTAAATTATTTTTTATGCTTTTAGGAAAATCAATCTTTTTAAATGTAGAAATACCTTTCAAAATCTCATTAGATTCTATCCTTACAGTTATTTTAGTATTCTCATGTATTTTCGTAGTAATAGGTTATAGAAAATATAGAGTAATAAAGAAAAGTAAACTTATAGATATGATTAATGCTGCAAAGAAAAAAGAAGATCTTCCAAAGCTAAGATATTTTAAAGGAATTTTAGGGGTGTTATTAATTTTAACTGGATACATAGTTGGCGTTATGATTAAAAGCTGGGAGTTAGATTTGATGATTTCATCTGTGACAGCGCTAGTATGTGTTTCAGCTGGAACTTATTTTTTCTTTGGAAGCTTCATGTCCATAGTTCTTAATAAGGTAATTAAAAATAAAAAGCTAGTATACAAAAATTTTATGTTAGTAAGCATTTCTAATGTGTATTTTAGATTAAAGGGAAATTATCGAAATTTAGCTATGACTGCAATATTATGTGCAGCAGCGATAACAGCTTTTGGAGCAAGCTTATCTTTTAATGAAGTTGCAAAAAGAGAATCTATTAGACAATCTCCATATAGTTTTAGTTATGAAAGTGATGATGAAAAATCAAAGAAAAAAGCAGTAGAGATAATTAAACAATCTAATCATCAGTTGATTGGGATTAATGAAAATAGATTTTCCTTAGGAAAGGTTAAGTATAAAAACTACTCTAGAAAAGTAGATTACAATCATGAAGCCATAATAACCAGTTATTCAGTATTAAAAAAGAACTTAGAATTTTTACATTATAAAGTAAAAGATAATATTGAACTAAAAGGAAAAGAAGCTGTTTTTATAGCAAGTGCAACAACATTATCATCTCCATTTAATGTTGTTAAAAAAGAAATAGAAATAAATGATAGAGAGTTTGTTATAAAAACACAAGAAGAAGTTCCATTTATTGGAATTATAGATAAATTAGGAACAAAAAATATATATGTATTAGAAGATAGTGAATATGAAAAAGTAAAGAAAGGTTTTAATGAGATATCATTAAATTGTGTTAAAATAAGCAAGAAGGTAGATTCAAAACAATTAATTTCAGATATAAAAAAAGTCATACATCAAGGCAAGGTATACCCAGCTATTAGTGAATATACATGGGATTATTATGCAATGGAAATATTTCATTTCCTTGGGATGGTAATGTCTATAATATTTATACTTTCAACCTTTAGTACAATATATTTTAAAATATTAAAAGATGCATTTATGGATAAAGAGCAGTACATAACATTGAAGAAAGTAGGAATGAGTAAAGAAGAAATAAAAAAATCCGTATATGTGCAAGTTGCAATCTCATTTATTTTACCTTGTAGTGTAGCAATATTACACAGCATCATTGCTATGAAGATGTTAGAACAAGTAATGAATTTTTCTTTTAATCTTCAGATAATAATTTCTTTAGGATTATATTCAGTAACAATGGTCTTATTCTATATTTTCATTAGTAATAATTATGTAAATATGGTTTATGAAGAAGGTGATAATAATGCTTAA
- a CDS encoding response regulator, with translation MIQVMIVEDDPMVREINSKFLKRVEGFVLYKAVSNLDDAKKFITAKKPDLILLDVYLPKENGIDLLKWIRGEETDIDVILITADKSIERIQEAFRGGVVDYLIKPFNFERFKESLLQFKSRYDEFKKNDVIEQKDLDKLIGSYNISQNEDDFAKGLNKYTYKSIWNEIEKSNDEDFTAEYLAEKLGIARVTVRRYLEYMEKENKVDKLVEYGKVGRPQHKYHKI, from the coding sequence TTGATTCAAGTAATGATAGTTGAAGATGATCCTATGGTTAGAGAAATAAATTCTAAATTTTTAAAAAGAGTAGAAGGATTTGTCTTGTATAAGGCAGTATCTAACCTTGATGATGCTAAAAAATTTATAACTGCTAAAAAGCCAGATCTTATATTGCTTGACGTATATCTTCCTAAAGAAAATGGTATTGATCTTTTAAAGTGGATAAGGGGAGAAGAGACAGATATAGATGTTATTTTAATTACAGCAGATAAATCTATTGAACGAATACAGGAGGCCTTTAGAGGTGGAGTAGTGGATTATCTTATAAAACCTTTTAACTTTGAGAGATTTAAGGAATCGCTTCTTCAATTCAAAAGTAGATATGATGAATTTAAAAAGAATGATGTAATAGAACAGAAGGACTTAGATAAGTTAATAGGTAGTTATAATATATCTCAAAATGAAGATGACTTTGCTAAAGGACTTAATAAATACACTTATAAATCTATATGGAATGAAATAGAAAAAAGTAATGATGAGGATTTTACAGCAGAATATTTAGCAGAAAAACTAGGAATAGCGAGAGTAACGGTTAGAAGATATCTTGAATATATGGAAAAAGAAAATAAAGTAGATAAATTAGTAGAATATGGGAAAGTAGGTAGACCACAACATAAATATCACAAAATTTGA
- a CDS encoding DUF4179 domain-containing protein, with protein sequence MENNFEKELKELIKNSEDIKVPPKISAGVEEVLDNLPSNSTNGKKIIIKRISIAVILVLIFLTGFVSTFPTLAAEIPIINKLAGNKSLFNKIESSEDGDEFKNLSKLNNVSVEINKGLSRKGITITVKEIAYDEAAFYVIYEVSLDKKLKNKDYLNNLRSNVKVNGKSYEASAQIPLNSDDKKTTITEVFAVTGGDTIPDKFDFNINFIQDDNSKESWNFKIPLIKQNLKNKVDIFGVNKNIRDGFNSMKVVKLSSSPTYLSLLTEFKKYEPDKYDYIIMDSKGNEYEQVDIGGIVEKKFSTDVTFFYK encoded by the coding sequence ATGGAAAATAATTTTGAAAAGGAGTTAAAAGAACTTATAAAAAATAGTGAAGATATAAAAGTTCCGCCTAAAATATCAGCAGGAGTGGAGGAAGTTTTAGATAATTTACCATCTAATAGTACTAATGGTAAGAAAATTATCATAAAAAGAATAAGTATAGCAGTAATATTAGTTTTAATTTTTTTAACTGGTTTTGTTAGTACTTTTCCAACTTTAGCAGCTGAAATACCAATTATTAATAAACTTGCAGGTAATAAATCTTTATTTAATAAGATAGAATCTAGTGAAGATGGAGATGAATTTAAAAATTTATCTAAATTAAATAATGTGTCAGTTGAGATAAATAAAGGACTTTCTCGTAAAGGAATTACTATAACAGTAAAGGAAATAGCATATGATGAAGCAGCTTTTTATGTAATTTATGAAGTTAGTTTAGATAAAAAATTAAAAAATAAAGATTATCTAAATAACTTAAGATCAAATGTAAAAGTAAATGGCAAAAGTTATGAAGCTAGTGCACAAATTCCATTAAATTCTGATGATAAAAAGACTACAATTACAGAAGTATTTGCAGTAACTGGTGGAGATACAATTCCAGATAAATTTGATTTTAATATTAATTTTATTCAAGATGATAATTCAAAGGAAAGCTGGAATTTTAAAATTCCGCTAATAAAACAAAACTTAAAGAATAAAGTTGATATTTTTGGAGTAAATAAAAATATAAGAGATGGTTTTAATTCAATGAAAGTAGTAAAGCTATCAAGTTCACCAACATATTTATCACTATTAACAGAATTTAAAAAATATGAACCAGATAAATATGACTATATAATAATGGATTCAAAAGGAAATGAGTATGAACAAGTAGATATTGGAGGGATAGTGGAAAAGAAGTTTTCAACTGATGTTACATTCTTTTATAAGTAA
- a CDS encoding NAD(P)-dependent malic enzyme, giving the protein MNYFEESLKLHEDNRGKIEIKSKMGVKTRDDLSLAYTPGVAEPCRKIHENEENVYKYTSKGNMVAVVTDGTAVLGLGDIGPKAGLPVMEGKALLFKEFANVDAFPICLDTKDVDEIVKTVKFIAPGFGGINLEDIGAPRCFEIEEKLKKELDIPVFHDDQHGTAIVVLAGVINALKVVNKKIEDVKVVVNGAGAAGTAIAKLLLSLGVKNLIVCDKVGILYEGIENVDDAKKALSKVTNPENIKGTLADALIGADVFIGVSAPGIVSKDMVKTMNKDSILFAMANPTPEIMPDLAKEAGAKVIGTGRSDFPNQVNNVLAFPGIFKGALDVRAKEINEEMKIAAAYAIASMIKDEDLNEDNVIPYALDRSVADNIAKAIKEAARKSGVARV; this is encoded by the coding sequence ATGAATTATTTTGAAGAAAGCTTAAAATTGCATGAAGATAATAGAGGAAAAATAGAAATAAAATCAAAGATGGGAGTTAAAACAAGGGATGATTTAAGTTTGGCTTATACTCCCGGAGTTGCAGAGCCATGTAGAAAGATTCATGAAAACGAAGAAAATGTTTATAAATATACTTCAAAAGGAAATATGGTTGCAGTAGTTACAGATGGAACGGCAGTATTAGGATTAGGAGATATAGGGCCTAAGGCCGGATTACCAGTTATGGAAGGAAAAGCTCTTTTATTTAAAGAATTTGCAAATGTTGATGCATTCCCAATATGTTTAGATACAAAGGATGTTGATGAAATAGTAAAGACTGTAAAATTTATAGCTCCAGGATTTGGTGGAATTAATTTGGAGGATATTGGAGCACCAAGATGTTTTGAAATAGAAGAGAAGTTAAAGAAGGAACTTGATATCCCTGTATTTCATGATGACCAACATGGGACTGCCATAGTTGTTCTTGCAGGAGTAATAAATGCTCTAAAAGTAGTTAATAAGAAAATAGAAGATGTAAAGGTGGTTGTAAATGGTGCAGGAGCTGCAGGAACTGCCATAGCTAAACTATTACTTTCTTTAGGAGTAAAAAATTTAATTGTATGTGATAAGGTTGGTATTCTTTATGAAGGAATAGAAAATGTGGATGATGCAAAGAAGGCGCTTTCAAAGGTAACAAATCCAGAGAATATTAAAGGAACTTTAGCTGATGCATTAATAGGCGCAGATGTGTTTATAGGGGTTTCAGCTCCAGGAATAGTAAGTAAGGATATGGTAAAAACAATGAATAAGGATTCCATATTATTTGCTATGGCAAACCCAACTCCAGAAATAATGCCAGATTTAGCAAAAGAAGCAGGAGCTAAGGTAATTGGAACAGGAAGATCAGACTTTCCAAACCAAGTTAACAATGTGCTTGCATTCCCAGGAATATTTAAGGGCGCATTGGATGTTAGAGCAAAAGAAATTAATGAAGAAATGAAAATAGCAGCAGCATATGCTATAGCTTCTATGATAAAAGATGAAGATTTAAATGAAGACAATGTAATTCCTTATGCATTAGATAGATCTGTTGCAGATAATATAGCAAAAGCAATAAAAGAGGCAGCGAGAAAAAGCGGAGTAGCTAGAGTATAA
- a CDS encoding ATP-binding protein produces MRKAMKLQTKITLLIITVVFLSIAIIISFVVSWMTGNIENKAKTNIMNVAEMVAHSTQIRDALEKKDPNGKIGPYVNMQLKNLQQIEYIIVADNEGIRYSHPNPKMIKKKFEGGDEYKVIKKGETYISEATGTLGKSMRAFAPIYDRESKREIGFVSVGTLTENIETAKHTAILYIILIGFGGLMAGTIGAILLSNNIKNILLGLEPEEITNLYNEKMGILDTIHEGLVSVDYMGRITLINNSALKILNLQHKVDKDEIIGENIENIIQNTGMINILQTGESEFEREQKINNTTIMTNRIPIMNKGRIVGAIASFRDKTEVTRMAEELTGVKKMAWSLRAQNHEFMNKLHTISGLIQLEEYDEALQFISDMAKIRSNISNILTNNIKNLSISALLLSKYNKAEESRVKLKIDENSKLTKLPQHITAEDIVSIIGNLIENSLDEVKNDGTGLIYIKIVENKNFLNIIVKDNGNGIPVEYREEIYNQGFSTKEGQRGHGMYIVKKIIDEAKGTIKLEVDNGVLWNITIPMTRSDKFDSSNDS; encoded by the coding sequence ATGAGAAAAGCAATGAAGCTACAAACGAAAATTACATTATTAATTATTACAGTGGTTTTTCTTTCTATAGCTATAATTATTTCTTTTGTTGTTTCATGGATGACTGGAAATATTGAAAATAAAGCTAAAACTAATATTATGAATGTAGCTGAGATGGTAGCACATTCCACACAGATCAGAGATGCTTTAGAAAAAAAGGATCCTAATGGAAAGATTGGACCTTATGTTAATATGCAACTTAAAAACTTACAGCAGATTGAGTATATAATTGTAGCAGACAATGAAGGAATTAGATATTCTCATCCAAATCCTAAAATGATAAAGAAGAAATTTGAAGGAGGGGATGAGTATAAGGTAATCAAAAAAGGAGAAACGTATATATCTGAAGCTACAGGCACATTAGGGAAATCCATGAGGGCTTTTGCCCCAATATATGATAGAGAAAGCAAAAGAGAGATAGGTTTTGTTTCCGTAGGCACACTTACTGAAAATATTGAAACGGCTAAGCATACAGCTATTTTATATATAATTTTAATTGGGTTTGGAGGGCTTATGGCAGGAACGATAGGGGCAATATTACTGTCTAATAATATAAAAAATATTTTGTTGGGCCTAGAACCTGAGGAAATAACAAATCTTTACAATGAAAAGATGGGAATTTTGGATACTATTCATGAAGGATTAGTATCAGTTGATTATATGGGAAGAATTACCCTTATAAATAATTCAGCTTTAAAAATATTAAATCTTCAACATAAAGTTGATAAGGATGAGATCATAGGAGAAAATATAGAAAATATTATTCAAAATACAGGAATGATTAATATATTACAAACGGGAGAATCTGAATTTGAAAGAGAGCAGAAAATAAATAATACAACCATAATGACTAATAGAATTCCTATAATGAATAAAGGAAGGATTGTAGGAGCTATTGCTAGTTTTAGAGATAAAACAGAAGTAACTAGAATGGCAGAAGAACTTACAGGTGTGAAAAAAATGGCGTGGTCTTTAAGAGCTCAAAATCATGAATTTATGAACAAACTTCATACTATTTCAGGACTTATACAGCTAGAAGAATATGATGAAGCTCTACAGTTTATTTCAGATATGGCTAAGATTAGAAGTAATATAAGCAATATTTTAACTAATAATATAAAAAATCTTTCCATATCAGCATTGTTATTATCGAAATATAATAAAGCTGAAGAATCCAGAGTCAAATTAAAAATAGATGAGAATTCAAAGCTTACAAAGTTACCTCAGCATATTACTGCAGAGGATATCGTATCAATTATAGGTAACTTAATAGAGAACTCTTTAGATGAAGTTAAAAATGATGGTACTGGATTAATATATATAAAGATAGTGGAAAATAAGAATTTTCTTAATATAATAGTTAAGGATAATGGTAATGGAATTCCAGTAGAATATAGAGAAGAAATATATAATCAAGGATTTTCCACAAAGGAAGGACAGCGCGGTCATGGAATGTATATAGTAAAGAAAATAATTGATGAAGCTAAAGGTACAATAAAACTTGAGGTGGACAATGGTGTTCTTTGGAATATAACTATACCTATGACAAGGAGTGATAAGTTTGATTCAAGTAATGATAGTTGA
- a CDS encoding 2-keto-3-deoxygluconate permease, with protein MQIPIKKTLDKIPGGMMVVPLFLGVLVNTFFPQFLQIGGFTTALFSAKASSTILACFMFLIGSQINFKLAPKAIKKGAILITGKFIVGAGIGIFVGKVFGPAGVLGLSPLAILSALTNCNGGLYASLASQYGDETDVGAYALLSLKDGPFFTLVALGASGLAQVPIMVLVAVMIPIVIGMILGNLDPDMRKFLGSSKMLLIPFFSFPLGAGMNLETIIKAGGPGILLGIIAAFTGIGAYVLLKLFKEEPIIGLATGSTAGNAVATPAAVAAADPTLAVVATVATAQVAAACVISAILCPFIVSYVFGRISKNKMKKLNNKIATG; from the coding sequence ATGCAAATTCCAATTAAGAAAACCCTTGATAAAATTCCAGGTGGAATGATGGTTGTTCCTCTTTTCTTAGGGGTATTAGTTAATACATTTTTTCCACAATTTTTACAAATTGGTGGATTTACAACTGCATTATTCAGTGCAAAAGCATCATCAACAATTTTAGCGTGTTTTATGTTTTTAATTGGTTCACAAATTAATTTTAAGTTAGCACCAAAAGCAATAAAGAAAGGTGCAATATTAATAACAGGAAAATTTATAGTAGGTGCTGGTATTGGTATATTTGTAGGAAAAGTTTTTGGCCCTGCTGGAGTATTAGGTTTATCACCATTAGCAATTCTTTCAGCACTAACAAATTGTAATGGTGGATTATATGCATCTCTTGCTTCACAGTATGGTGATGAAACTGATGTAGGTGCTTATGCTTTATTGTCTTTAAAAGATGGTCCATTCTTTACATTAGTTGCATTAGGAGCATCAGGGCTTGCTCAAGTTCCTATTATGGTACTTGTAGCAGTAATGATTCCAATAGTAATAGGAATGATTTTGGGGAACTTGGATCCAGATATGAGAAAATTCCTTGGAAGTAGTAAAATGTTATTAATTCCATTTTTCTCTTTCCCATTAGGGGCAGGAATGAATCTTGAAACTATTATAAAAGCTGGAGGCCCTGGAATATTATTAGGAATAATAGCTGCCTTTACTGGAATAGGAGCTTATGTACTTTTGAAATTATTTAAAGAAGAACCTATAATTGGGCTAGCAACAGGATCAACTGCAGGGAATGCTGTAGCAACACCAGCTGCTGTTGCAGCGGCAGATCCAACATTAGCTGTTGTAGCAACAGTAGCTACTGCACAAGTGGCAGCAGCATGCGTAATATCTGCTATACTGTGTCCATTCATTGTTTCTTATGTGTTTGGAAGAATTAGTAAGAATAAAATGAAAAAGTTAAACAATAAAATCGCTACAGGATAA
- a CDS encoding sigma-70 family RNA polymerase sigma factor: protein MEHVGLIELGRLAKKGDKAAFSKLIKIYEKDLYRVSIAMLKNDDDALDGIQDAILKAFKSIKNLREPEYFKTWLIKILINSCTSIINKKRKIVVYEEYINKSYEEECFREIDIKDAVNKLDYQLKILIILYYYEDMSLKNISKVLDIPEGTIKSRLSRARGYLKEYLSDNIRSVF from the coding sequence ATGGAACATGTAGGCTTAATAGAGTTGGGTAGGTTAGCGAAGAAAGGTGATAAAGCAGCATTTAGTAAGCTCATAAAGATTTATGAAAAAGATTTGTATAGAGTATCTATCGCTATGTTAAAAAATGATGATGATGCTTTAGATGGGATACAAGATGCTATACTTAAGGCTTTTAAGAGTATAAAAAATTTAAGAGAGCCTGAGTACTTTAAAACATGGTTAATAAAAATCCTTATTAATAGTTGTACATCAATTATTAATAAAAAAAGAAAAATTGTTGTATATGAAGAGTATATAAATAAGTCCTATGAAGAAGAATGCTTCAGAGAAATTGATATAAAAGATGCGGTGAATAAACTTGATTATCAACTTAAAATACTTATAATCCTTTACTATTATGAGGATATGTCCTTAAAAAATATAAGTAAAGTTTTGGATATTCCAGAAGGAACTATAAAATCAAGATTATCTAGAGCTAGGGGATATTTAAAAGAATATTTAAGTGATAATATAAGGAGCGTGTTTTAA
- a CDS encoding ABC transporter ATP-binding protein has product MKKIVEVSKLIKDYGRLTNKHKVLKGIDLEINKGEFISIMGPSGSGKTTLLNIMSAIDKATSGKIIIDSKDVNSLKEDELARFRRDVIGFVFQDFNLLDSMTIRDNIALPLTLNSEKIEIILERINNLTKLLGIEKHLDKYPYQLSGGQKQRAAICRALITSPKVIFADEPTGALDSKSSVEVLECFTNINKNYNTIIVMVTHDARAASYADRIMFLKDGSISGELYSSGNKSEMFKKILNMIAVVGGESDELI; this is encoded by the coding sequence ATGAAAAAAATAGTAGAGGTATCAAAATTAATTAAGGATTATGGAAGGTTAACTAATAAACATAAGGTATTAAAGGGAATAGATTTAGAGATTAATAAGGGAGAATTTATTAGTATAATGGGTCCTTCAGGGTCAGGAAAGACAACCCTTTTAAATATCATGTCAGCAATAGATAAAGCAACTTCTGGAAAGATTATAATTGATAGTAAAGATGTAAATAGTCTAAAAGAAGATGAATTAGCTAGATTTAGAAGGGATGTAATAGGTTTTGTTTTTCAAGATTTTAATTTGTTAGATAGTATGACAATAAGAGATAATATTGCATTACCGCTGACATTAAACAGTGAAAAGATAGAGATAATACTGGAAAGAATCAATAATCTAACAAAGCTTTTAGGTATAGAAAAACATCTAGATAAATATCCTTATCAATTATCGGGAGGACAAAAGCAAAGAGCAGCAATTTGTAGAGCATTAATTACATCTCCAAAGGTAATTTTTGCAGATGAGCCAACTGGTGCTTTAGATTCTAAATCATCTGTAGAAGTTCTTGAGTGCTTTACAAATATTAATAAAAATTATAATACCATAATTGTTATGGTAACTCATGATGCCAGGGCTGCAAGTTATGCAGATAGAATAATGTTTTTAAAGGACGGGAGTATAAGTGGCGAGTTATATAGCAGCGGGAATAAAAGTGAGATGTTTAAAAAGATTCTTAATATGATAGCAGTGGTGGGAGGAGAAAGCGATGAACTCATTTAA